The nucleotide sequence aaactaaaattttattcatTCAAACAGgatgtaaaataaacaaataacatataatgtaaaataaaagtatacaaaatattaattttttcctAATGTCTTTCTATATTGATACATGATATTCTCTGAAACATTTGCCTAAGCAGAGGCCAGGTTTATCGGGACATTCTTGACAATGATAAATAGTATCCTTACGTatcttatttttattgcatgTCCGACATTTTTTTCTAAGAGTTTTACCACGTTCATTATGTAACTCAATTTTTGAAGGTGTGTGGTTTACACCCGAAGTAACTGCTACTTCTGCCGTTACAACTGCTGTTCCTTGACATTTTTCTGGTAATAACTTTTCAAGTATTGACAATCGAAACTTATAATATGACATTTTGTTATTTTCGTGGTACTTATTATACAATCTATGAGCATTTTGCAAATATAGCTGAAACAGATATATGCCAATTTTTTTGTACCAACGTAAAGTTTTGCGTGTCGGCGGATAATAAGAAGACATTTGGTCTTGAAGATCTACTCCGcccatatatttattatattgaaTGATTGGCAGTGGTTTAATTTTCTCATCCCCTCGTCTATTTCTTACGGTTACCATCTCATTTTTATATTCAGTTGAAATGTCAATGATATCTCTTTTGTCTCGCCATTTTCCAACCATTACGTTGTTGAGGTACATACTTTTGGTCTGTCCTTTTTTAACTTTGCGTCTACGACGTTTTTTGAACAGCCTTTCCTATCTTTTCTCAGAGTGCCTGTACAAAAACTATTTTTATCCAGTAGTAATTTGGCCAAGTTATAACTATTGTAATAGTTGTCCATATGAAGCGAATGTCCATGGTCGAAAAAATTACGCATTAGGTGTAGCACCACTCTTTCTGTATGAGACTTACCAGCAGTTGCATCACCTGCACCAGCATATATATGGATATCCAAAATTGTTGAATCGGCTTCTGTCAGCATATAAAGCTTTACTCCATACTTATGTCGTTTCTTAGGGAGATATTGCTTGAATACCAGTTTTCCTTTCCACAAGATCATAGATTCGTCTAGAGATAAATACTTTCCTGGATAGTATACCGTCTTCATTTTGTTATTAAAATGATCTAGCAAGGGTCTTACCTTATATAGTCGATCTACTGGAACtggttcattttcttttacattttCGGCAAAATGAAGGCATCGCATTATAAGCAAATAGCGGTCTCTACTCATGTATGAAGAAAAACAAGTCGAAAATAATCTATTTTTCTTCCAGTAGTCTTGTATGCTAGGCAATTGGATTGTTCCTGTATGGAAGGTTAATCCAATAAATATTAGCAATTCCGATATTGTTAATTCCTTCCATAGGGAAATCCTTGAACGGTCACATCCTTAGCTGGTAGAAAGAACTTCAACTGCATAACTGTTAGTTTGTAAGACAATCATATTTAAAAGTTCATCGTCAAACAACAGCCTAAACCAATCGTACGCACTATCACCAGGACTATCGACTAACAATCCACTTCTTTTTGTAAATGGAATTTGTTTCATACCGCTAGTTGTTTCGGTCCATTCATTGTCTGTAATCTGTACGTCAGGATTATCTGCAACGGTATTATTTAACTCGTTCTGTAGTACATCACCCTCAGTATCACTTCCAGAAGAGTCTTCcgaaacattttcaatttcaactaaaaatattaatttcagaCCACAAGtttattattacatttatttacTTACAGTTATCTACATCAGAGTCTTCATAATCTTCATCTGAGTCTGAATTATATAAAAACTGCATCAATTCCTCAACACTcagatttttttcatttctcaCTTTCACGGTCTTACGTCTTTTTACGCCTGAAGGTCCAGCTTTATTTAAATCAGCCATTATTATACAAATAATTAAACTTATAATCACACTAAACCGTTTGAAACGACAACACCTTTGAAAACCTAACTATGTGAGTAACTGATCTGCGACGCCACCTATGAATAGCTCTGCAAACCTAACCACATGATTCACCGAGCCGCGACGCCACCTATGAATAGAAGTGACCTTTAATAAAATGCGGACAAAGTTTCCTTGATCTCCTGAAACTGAGTCAATTTTAAATGTATATGGAAATCACCATATACATAGGCCGCTCATGTGCGCCATAcgcattttacaaaaaaataggAGGGCGCGCATGTGCGCTTTACGCAGCGAAAGGGttcagggctacatcacagaacgttttcaaTATTTAAATTATCATCATCAGTGTTGGGAACCTAAAAGTGTTGTggcgagcacgccactgtgtgtttttatttcaatatttagacTACATCGGAGATGATAAACACCCACGCTTATAATTTCGCGGTGTCAGCGAAAATGTTCGTGGACTATGAAAGGTTTTAAGAAAtagtttgtattcattaatttagTATCATTTGTACTCTAAGTATTTTTTGTACTCTAACATATCAATAAAACTTGTGCAATTTCCTTCAGATTTTCGTTACTTAATTCTCCAACGAACACACATCATTTTATATAGAATAAAAGTAAAGTAAGTATAACCGTTTTAGTGAATacaaaagttaatatttaaaatttttaccaAGGTTAAAGCAAAGTTGGTTGTACTTACTGGTTGATTAGAACCTGAGCCACCAAAAAATACCAGGGTATGAATCCTTTAAATGGTATACaaatttgttatattaacatagttgcttaaaattccaaacgaTGGATACAATTTATAAAGATTAGGCCCTTAGGCACTGGATATTTTTTACACAtgaagagatgcaccattccggcagtccaacggtgcatcttactcgcacgcACATTGACGGCcgcggccgcctcaatacgctgttaGCGCTCATGGTTAATCATtgaaaataacagcttagtaataaattaatgacacaaatttcttcacgatcatgtaggggggctttaaacttttatttagtcactttctgactttcataataataatttttaaccgagttattaagccttgaaaatggagCCATTTTCGcggttttaaaattttaaatcgcgtatacctcgacaacaattaattttagagaaaaattacaagagacctatTTTGCTCATAATagcccaaagaatctaaaaaaacttgtacgaagtgaaaaaattgtttttttgaatttgtttaaaaaaaattgtttaaacaattattttcagaccgcggcacctcccggcaccctgtggatttcttataaggacctctttttgagtaagtttgtgcaaaaaaacgaatcggaataatttacctaaggGTTAGCACGTAacaagtaagtcgcggtggaggtgtaggtcgcggtagatgctactagttaagtcgcggtcgatgtcgacagcacatagcaaggaggtcaccggTCACCTGCGCtatcagtcgagctagaaccactatcaattAGCTGTAAATAATAAGATCCTCCTTCatgtttcaaaaatttactgaatttaattactttagaaattcaaaaataaactgaatacaaaaaagggattatataaaaagtatcgtcTCAGatcatccttgtaggccgcgcagtagacatccatgtaaaacaaactcattttattttcaaaagcatcgatgtaaacctcatGGATAGCATCGCGCTAAACCTTCATCgtgacttacctgctctgttcgctTCCATTCATTACattgtgtttgttttacatggatgtcgacatcgaccgcgaccgacACATACAGCTCCACGGCGACTTACTTGTTCTGTGCTTAccctaacggggacgacgatacagcctggtcTATACAGTATTGTACGCTTTAAAAATTGAATACGGCTATTATCTAATGTATGACTCATGCTCTTTAAATTTTGTTACGGTAGTCCATGCGTATAACAAGTATTTTTTTGTTCCAGGTAAGTCTATCCATTAGTGGTGCCAGCTAGTTATGAGTAAGTGTTGTCTAACATGAACAATTTGATATTAATTACCTTTCCGTGGCCAAAAAAGTCAACATAGactaaaaaaagataataaaattgTTGTAGTTTATAGACCTAATCTATTCCAGCAAAAGTTTCAGATACACATATTTCCAACAAAAATCGGTGAGCTCGACAGTCGAGTGGTCTTGCCCGTATTCCAATAGCGGCAACAGCCCGACTATTGGGCCCAAAATCTGTCGGACCGGGATGTATGTAACGTTGTTGGACTGGCCTCCGACTCCAACACAGATGAATATGTTAATAATCTATACGGGTGGCTTGTGTAAAGCGGTGGACACAAATAACAGGATAACTATGCTAAGGTCTGTAATATAAAGTACATAATTTTAATTTACGACATGGtacgaagctaggacaaataatcccggacaaaaaatccccacaaattatccccggacaaaaaatccccggacgaataatccccggacaaaaaatccccacaaaaaatcccggacaaataatccccacaaattgtTTTGGAcaaaaatatccccacaaaaaatcccggacaaaaaatcgtcaagaaatatttgctgtcgaatagGTCTCTAAAAGTTTTTCTGAAATTtgaacaaatttcgaattccaattccatgctgaaaactttaaattagCGTTTCttaatctttttgagtcatggaCCAccaaatagtttttattatttttggtaacaCTTAACTGAACGTAGCTAATCTAATTAAcaataatagtggtgctgattttggttgtttttgcgttttgtgta is from Diabrotica virgifera virgifera chromosome 9, PGI_DIABVI_V3a and encodes:
- the LOC126891009 gene encoding uncharacterized protein LOC126891009, yielding MADLNKAGPSGVKRRKTVKVRNEKNLSVEELMQFLYNSDSDEDYEDSDVDNFEIENVSEDSSGSDTEGDVLQNELNNTVADNPDVQITDNEWTETTSGMKQIPFTKRSGLLVDSPGDSAYDWFRLLFDDELLNMIVLQTNSYAVEVLSTS